A DNA window from Patagioenas fasciata isolate bPatFas1 chromosome 1, bPatFas1.hap1, whole genome shotgun sequence contains the following coding sequences:
- the LOC136109610 gene encoding aurora kinase C-like isoform X1: MAQKENANPGVSSLPEVRREEPLTPERRPGAEPLQPIALQASPPPQRTFTLDDFEIGRPLGKGKFGSVYLARERSTKFLVALKVLFESQVEKEGVEHQLRREIEIMAHLQHPNILRLYNCFHDERRVFLILEYAPRGELYKELQRQGRFDATRTATLMEEAADAVLYCHGKKVIHRDIKPENLLLGLMGELKIADFGWSVHAPSLRYGCGGPCGGRCVGRWITFPPRWWRGTSTTRRWICGAWGCSAMSCWLGTPPSRAPPTTRPTTASPRWTCTSRPPCPRVPVISSRACCAAARPSACPCGTCCSTPGCAPTPGGCCPPPTHPHPRELKRLDY, encoded by the exons ATGGCGCAGAAGGAGAACGCGAATCCCGGCGTGTCCAGCCTGCCCGAG GTTCGCCGCGAGGAGCCGCTCACGCCGGAGCGCCGGCCAG GAGCTGAGCCCTTGCAGCCCATTGCCCTGCAGGCCTCTCCCCCGCCCCA ACGGACCTTCACGCTGGATGACTTTGAGATTGGGCGGCCGCTGGGGAAGGGCAAGTTCGGGAGCGTCTACCTGGCACGGGAGCGGAGCACGAAATTCCTGGTGGCGCTGAAGGTCCTCTTCGAGTCCCAGGTGGAGAAGGAAGGGGTGGAGCACCAGCTGCGGCGAGAGATCGAGATCATGGCCCACCTACA GCACCCCAACATCCTGCGCCTCTACAACTGCTTCCACGATGAGCGGCGGGTGTTCCTCATCCTGGAGTACGCGCCCAGGGGGGAGCTCTACAAGGAGCTGCAGCGCCAAGGCCGCTTCGATGCCACCCGCACCGCCACG CTGATGGAGGAGGCGGCAGACGCGGTGCTGTACTGCCATGGGAAGAAGGTGATCCACCGGGACATCAAACCTGAGAacctgctgctggggctgatgGGGGAGCTGAAGATCGCCGACTTCGGGTGGTCTGTGCACGCCCCCTCCCTCCGGTACGGCTGTGGCGGGCCCT GCGGAGGACGCTGTGTGGGACGCTGGATTACCTTCCCCCCGAGATGGTGGAGGGGCACGAGCACGACGAGAAGGTGGATCTGTGGTGCCTGGGGGTGCTCTGCTATGAGCTGCTGGTTGGGCACCCCCCCTTCGAGAGCCCCTCCCACAACGAGACCTACCACCGCATCACCAAG GTGGACCTGCACTTCCCGCCCGCCGTGCCCGAGGGTGCCCGTGATCTCATCTCGCGCCTGCTGCGCCGCAGCCCGGCCCAGCGCCTGCCCCTGCGGGACGTgctgcagcacccctgggtgcgcACCCACTCCCGGCGGGTGCTGCCCCCCGCCTACACATCCCCACCCCCGTGAGCTCAAACGCTTGGATTATTAA
- the LOC136109610 gene encoding aurora kinase B-like isoform X2, translating into MAQKENANPGVSSLPEVRREEPLTPERRPGAEPLQPIALQASPPPQRTFTLDDFEIGRPLGKGKFGSVYLARERSTKFLVALKVLFESQVEKEGVEHQLRREIEIMAHLQHPNILRLYNCFHDERRVFLILEYAPRGELYKELQRQGRFDATRTATLMEEAADAVLYCHGKKVIHRDIKPENLLLGLMGELKIADFGWSVHAPSLRRRTLCGTLDYLPPEMVEGHEHDEKVDLWCLGVLCYELLVGHPPFESPSHNETYHRITKVDLHFPPAVPEGARDLISRLLRRSPAQRLPLRDVLQHPWVRTHSRRVLPPAYTSPPP; encoded by the exons ATGGCGCAGAAGGAGAACGCGAATCCCGGCGTGTCCAGCCTGCCCGAG GTTCGCCGCGAGGAGCCGCTCACGCCGGAGCGCCGGCCAG GAGCTGAGCCCTTGCAGCCCATTGCCCTGCAGGCCTCTCCCCCGCCCCA ACGGACCTTCACGCTGGATGACTTTGAGATTGGGCGGCCGCTGGGGAAGGGCAAGTTCGGGAGCGTCTACCTGGCACGGGAGCGGAGCACGAAATTCCTGGTGGCGCTGAAGGTCCTCTTCGAGTCCCAGGTGGAGAAGGAAGGGGTGGAGCACCAGCTGCGGCGAGAGATCGAGATCATGGCCCACCTACA GCACCCCAACATCCTGCGCCTCTACAACTGCTTCCACGATGAGCGGCGGGTGTTCCTCATCCTGGAGTACGCGCCCAGGGGGGAGCTCTACAAGGAGCTGCAGCGCCAAGGCCGCTTCGATGCCACCCGCACCGCCACG CTGATGGAGGAGGCGGCAGACGCGGTGCTGTACTGCCATGGGAAGAAGGTGATCCACCGGGACATCAAACCTGAGAacctgctgctggggctgatgGGGGAGCTGAAGATCGCCGACTTCGGGTGGTCTGTGCACGCCCCCTCCCTCCG GCGGAGGACGCTGTGTGGGACGCTGGATTACCTTCCCCCCGAGATGGTGGAGGGGCACGAGCACGACGAGAAGGTGGATCTGTGGTGCCTGGGGGTGCTCTGCTATGAGCTGCTGGTTGGGCACCCCCCCTTCGAGAGCCCCTCCCACAACGAGACCTACCACCGCATCACCAAG GTGGACCTGCACTTCCCGCCCGCCGTGCCCGAGGGTGCCCGTGATCTCATCTCGCGCCTGCTGCGCCGCAGCCCGGCCCAGCGCCTGCCCCTGCGGGACGTgctgcagcacccctgggtgcgcACCCACTCCCGGCGGGTGCTGCCCCCCGCCTACACATCCCCACCCCCGTGA